A section of the Malus sylvestris chromosome 17, drMalSylv7.2, whole genome shotgun sequence genome encodes:
- the LOC126612667 gene encoding 60S ribosomal protein L28-1-like: protein MATVPGQLIWEIVKKNNSFMVKEFGRSHAGVRFTKEPNNLLNLHSYKHSGLANKKTVTIQGVGKDQSVLLATTKTKKQNKPAALLHKSVMKQEFRRMAKAVANQVADNHYRPDLKKAALARLSAVHKSLKIAKSGVKKRNRQAVRVYGRK, encoded by the exons ATGGCGACGGTTCCAGGGCAACTGATATGGGAGATAGTGAAGAAGAACAACTCTTTTATGGTGAAGGAGTTCGGGAGGAGTCACGCCGGCGTGCGGTTCACCAAGGAGCCCAACAACCTCCTCAATCTCCACTCCTACAAGCACTCTG GGTTGGCAAACAAGAAAACCGTGACCATTCAGGGTGTGGGCAAAGATCAATCTGTGCTGCTGGCGACAACTAAGACCAAGAAGCAGAACAAGCCCGCTGCTCTGTTGCATAAGTCTGTGATGAAGCAGGAGTTTCGCAGGATGGCCAAGGCGGTTGCGAATCAG GTGGCGGATAACCATTACAGGCCGGATCTGAAAAAAGCAGCCCTTGCAAGGTTGAGTGCTGTTCACAAGAGCCTCAAGATTGCCAAGTCTGGTGTCAAGAAGAGGAACAGGCAAGCTGTTAGAGTCTATGGCAGGAAGTGA